The following is a genomic window from Carassius carassius chromosome 24, fCarCar2.1, whole genome shotgun sequence.
AGAAAACGACTGCGGTGAATAGCTTAAACCGATATTTATTCTCAAGCATGACAATGCAATTTTTGCCTATTACGTGGACATGTTTGTTTACAAGAATTGTTTCGTTTTTACAAGTTAAATCAAAAAGGAAAGAATGAAAAGTTTTCGGAATAATGCAGAGGACTCACCTGAAAAGTGTCTTGGGGGACGCTTCTCTGTCTCTTTCCAAGTTTTTCTTTGCTTTATTGACAAAGTGAAGCTAGCAGGAACGGCACAACTCTCAGACATTCCACATATCAGTGTTTACCCATTAAGACAACCAAAGTTTAGTGAGACAAATGCTCTACTGAAAACACTGACTTAACTATCCAGCTTGCCTCTGTCCTACTTAATGtgagaaaaaaactgttttcaacaaagtAAAAAGATTCTCACAAgtgttcctctctctctttctctttcgtCCCCTCCTCCCGCCTTTCTCAAATTCCCAAACAAGTTTAAACAGATTGACACTTATCTTCCTCCCCtccttctgtttctgttttcctTTTACTTTCCCCCTCCAGCACTTTCTTTAAGAGTAGTCCAAAAGTTACCGTCTGTTCAAGCTCACACGCAGCTTTTCTTCTCTTCTCATGAACTAAACAGACCCACAGTGATTGCGCTACAGCTTGCTCCAGTAATTCAGCCTTTCACTCACCTCACCCTCACTGGCACTGCATGCTTCTCTCTCACAGAAACAGGAAGTGAACAcatctgtgctgtgattggtgggGTTGAAGACGCTGGGTGTGGCTGTTTTCTCAGGTAAAGACATGAGAAAGGGTTTGATCAAATGGGGGAGGGGCGAACAAGAAGGAGTGTGTCCATACACAGTAATGTCATCTACAGCTTACGTAACACAGAATGTTCTCAGAAAAAGCTGTAAAAAACAGTGGAGCGCAGATGACACATTTGCACATTACGAAAGATAAATTGGACACCCTGAACAATGCatgtttttaaactttaataatatgctccttttagatattttttgctctttttgtgcAAAGCCTTTCAAAGTATGTTTAGTTTTGTATATTTTTGGTATAaacttttctttaatttaaaatcaaaatagttTAAGTGATGATTAAGCAATATTGGAAACGTATTTCGAAATAGGACGCATTTTCTTTGTAATCTAAAATGCTTGAGTTTAATTGATCATTTTGTATGCTGTTATAAATAGCCTAGTTTCCTGTCCTCATATTGAATCGCCTGAACAAACTTAACTTCAGAGTGTGATGTTATCTGAACGCAAACAGGTATAACATAATCAACACAAAACTGACACAGTCAATGAAATACCCAGGACAAAGGTTAGGAGAAATTATCAATTATCCTCAAGCATGTTCTAATGTATGACAGGCTAGAAAGGACTTTTATGGGAAGGCTGCAATAAACTAATAAGATATttctaatataattaaaaagacaaaGGATATTCTGAAACCCTAAAAGAAGTGCTAGCTTCATCGCCTTAGTCAGTTAGCTAACTAATAGTCTTTCCCAAAGCCTCATTACAAGAGAACTTTGTCTAAAACATGTAATACCAAAACACATCTCACAAAATTGAGTGCACTtagattattttgttattaatacaAATCTGATATGATAATTAAACTTGTCATGTCATGTGAAAACCTGAAATTCAAACACATAATTTAAACTATGATGAGAATCTTGCCAAACTCTGCTTGACAATGAAAAACAGTTGTAATTTTCCAATAAGTATGCACGAAATAGGGCCTAAAACTCTTACAATctgtttcttttgtctttttcagCAATTTGTCAGTGAATATACGTGCTTAAATTTAAGAGACTGTTGCTCATTTAGACAAACAAAAGAGTAAACTCTTGATTTGTGAAATTTTGCATATATCTAGCAATAAACATACAATGATTTGAAACAGATGgggtctttttattttatatttcataattatatgGATGACCAAACACATCTAATAGTTATcatgacaaaaacattattaGTGCATCTCATGCTttacatatatacagtaatatgaaTAAAACTGTGGGAAAAAAGTATGATGCCTTGGTGGTTTTCAAATGATCTGTGGTCAGCAACTAAGCTAGGCATGTTCAGGCAGCTGAGTGAGAAACTGCTGATCAGCAACTAAACATGTGCAGTTTACTTTCAGGATAAACTCTACGTCGAACAGGACAGTTGACTGAGGCTTATCAGGAAAAATACGTCTTGTTTGACGAGGAACTAGATCTACAGCAACAGACTGTAACTAAAGGCAGAACTCACGCTTGTTTAAACAGCACTCAAAATCCCATGTTCATGTGCAGCACGTCATCTTCCGCCTTCTGCACAGTCACATGTGTGGCGCCTGTTTAGTTTTACTTCCGCGTTTGAACAGAAACCGTTAAATCCTTTCAATAATGCAAGCGTTTTAATGCCATTATAGTCAGACGTTTGGTTTTTCAATGTGTGATCGTCGATACCAGCGGATACTTTGACGTTATGTCGTTAAGTGTTGTTTAAAATCACCAACGCGACAGTTTGGGAAAGAGAAGATCCCAGGCTGGCTGGACACAACTAGACAGCTAATTAAGATCTTTACTTTTATTTATCTACAGTAAACAAGGTCATAGGAATTCCGAAAGGTGCGTTTAAGATCAACTTGCATTTGTGCATTTCTTTCATATCATGCATTTTAAAGATGACAGTTTATGCCAAACAGTATGTTTATCTGGTTTCTAACTGAAGTTCTTCCGTTTTTTCATTGCTTGCTTCATCTTGGATCCATGCAGTAAAACGTGTGTTGTCTTTCCGATACTGTGTTCAGTCatataaaaaaacatcacatcGTTATTTGCATTACCACCAGCCTTTTGTAGTTTTGCCGACAATTTGTAAACATACAGATGCACTTCCAGCGAGTTTTAGAAAATTCTATTTGCACAACCGTTTTGTCTGTAGACTTTACAAATATGATTATATTGAAGAACCACTGATGACTTATCAATTTTgaccaaaaatattttacatgactCAGGaattacttgtaaaatataaCTTACGTGTGTGTTAAATATATGCACCATTCAAAAACTACATATACTGATTAGTAGCAAAATAAAATGTGAGTTATTATGAGATACCAAAAGTAAGTGGAAAAAGTACACAGTTTGTATAATTTGTGTCCAAGTGATCTTCTCTAATCATAAAATGCTCTGTGCATAATGTATAGTGAAATGTGTATAATATGCATATCCTGTGACAGGCTGTTGTCACACTGCCCACATTTTGTATGCATGCACTGGTCAATCATTGGATCAatttactgattattattatatatatttttttttaaatgtagtgcCTGAAAGTCATGTTGCTGTCTCTGAGAACAATTGCTCCTCTTTTCATACTACTTACTGGAGTGCAAGCTGCGTTCATCACGGACAACTGCAAGCTGATTTCAGATAGCGAGTCTGAGAAAAATGCACTCCATTTACTGGAGCCTCTAACCAATCAAACGTAAGCCAGGTTTTTTTCCCAAGTTAATCTAGCATTCATTCGGTTTGCAGATTGTGCTGGTATTGTCATTGTAAATAACTGTCCTCATATTCATTCTAAACAGCTTCACCACGGAAGGAAAGGAGCAGGATTACTCATATATTTTTCAGGTGTGTGGAGATGCTGGTGGATTAAAGGATGCAGGTCttgtgcagaaagaaaaaaaaggagaaaaactgGTCCGAATTGGGAACTACACCAAAACACGTGCTATCAGAGGAAGTATGTTACATAGCTTAACCTTTAGAAGTGACGTGTTACCATTGTTTCTTTTTGCTACACTTTTCTGAAACCATTAAACTCTTCAATATCActttgaattaataataaaataactgtaaattcagttttaattgttatcaacattaatttataataatgactgCTGAATTGTGGCAGGGATGCATTGCAAGAGAACATTGTTAATGCAACCCGCATTAAAACACACATCAAATTTCACTAAATTACAGAGCTTTTTCCAGGTGTTACAGGAAGCCTCATTTTTGACCTTGGTTCTCCTTTTGTCCTTTGTCCAGGTGACTGGGTTCTGCTCTTCTATGAAGGGGGAGAGAATTATGACACCCACTGTTCACAAGAGCCAAGAAGAGCAATGATTATGATTTCATGCAGCACAAGCACAAAGGtatgacatttttaatgcttTCGAAAAGACACATGGCATTTTTTACCTTATACGCCtacaatattgaaataaaatgcttctactattatatatatatatatatatgtatgtatctttaaaaaaaattagatcTAGAAAAGAAAAAGTTTAATGTTATCATTTAATCTTCATAACAAAAGTATTAGAGGTATTTCTGTCAACACGTGATCCATTAGATATATTGTTGATGAAAATTGGCTGAAAAGAATGCAAAAATCGATACCATAAACAAATGAGTAGCATTAGTGCTTTATCATGCTTGGACGAAATTATCTCAGCTATTCAAGATAGCATAGTAGCTTTTACCCTGACAATAACCAGAATGACATCATCATTTCAACTCGCTATTATTTCTTAActcttattaattattaattgtgtgtgtgtgtgtgtgtgtttttagaatGAATTTACAGTGGTTTTGGAGGACAATCAGAAGCAACAGGACTGTTATTACCTGTTTGAGCTGGACTCCAGTGCGGTCTGTCCTCTAATCCCATCCAAACTCAGTGCTGGCTCCATATTCCTTATAATGTGAGTGCTCCATATTCCTTATTAAGGAGAGTTCTAATGCTGTTTCATGCTTTCTGACTTATTTACACTGTTACAGTGTTGGATTCTCGTACTAAACATGACCAAAGTCTCAAAAAACAAGTTGGGCGTATGACAAAATATTTCTGTGCCAAATACACTCCTTCAGGGTTTGTACaggtttctaattttttttttcaatcattaatCAGAACGAGTGCAAAAGCACACCATCAACACacttcattcattaattcatgaaCAATATAGTTAATTTAAgtcaatacaatttttttgtcaCAGCTTGCAGATGATCGTTATGCAAAAGCTGCAAGTGCTTGTGACACTTTAGCTGCGCTCTACTCTAGTCTGTGgctactcaagattaacatgagattagcaGAAACTGTGAgttatgtttgttttaaaattctCACATGGGTCATCACACCATTAGAGACTATTAAGGAGAAAGATGATCTTTTGCTCATATTTTCTATGTAATTATGTCCCTGTTTGCTCCCCATAGTGTACTCTGCTGCCTGGCTGTGTATCTCACTGGTGGATTCCTCTATCAGCGACTGGTAGTTGGAGCCAAGGGAGTCGAACAGTTCCCTAACTATGCCTTTTGGTCAGAGATCGGCAACTTAAGTGCTGTAagtataattacatatatatttgtcTCAGTTTATCTTctgttttggtctttttttctctcttttatgaaaccaatataacttttttaaaatccTAACAGGACGGATGCGATTTTGTCTGTCGTTCTCGTGGCAACAGAGAGGAGCCACCCACATACAGAGGTGTAGGTACTGACCCACTTGGGGAGGAGCCAGAGGCAAGGGATGACCACTTACTTCCCATGTGATCAAATCACATCAGCCAATGAGAAGAGGCTGAGCAGTTATTATACGGTTTTGGATCCCAAAGAAAGAGATTCAGTTTAGCAGGCATGTTCCTATTTCAGAAGTgctgctgttttttgttttgttttgcttttttcaaaaaaaaatttaacttccCAATGGCATTCATTCTTTATCTTTTAAATTGCTGATTTGGTGTTTGTTAAATGTAAAAGTTTGCTAACTTGTTTTCCAAAATCCAAAAACCCACAATTATATTTGCTGattagatattaataataatctgcTTTACATTCCAAATGAGCAGCTTGTGGAATGTTGTGTTCGTATAAAGAAGTTAAGAATCTGATGAGGTCTGCCTCTTCAGCCTGTTACAGGCTATAGGTCATGTTTCTGGATGATGTTATTAATGATAGATCATAAAGGTTATTAATAAGATACATTTGAAGAAAATTATGCTGTCTAGAAGCTGTTCTGGGCGAGACCCATTTGTGGCACATTACTCTTGATAATTAACAGTTGAAGTGAAACAGCATGAAAGGAAATGTGTTTTCATTTGGTTGGTTTTCTTTTCACTTTGGCTACTTGATTTCGCAAAAGTTTATAATTCTTTGTCTGTGGGATCTATTTCATACAGTATAGATTACTGTAAATCCTCACTGGAAACCACAGGACGAATTCCAGACTATGACAGAAGCACCATTATGTTTTTCTTTCACTGCTTTTGtactgtgtgttttgtttgaaTGCACTGAAGCTTTTTTCTGTTTAGTGGAGTCATATATTTTCCCTAAACATAACCATGTTCTTGAGGAGCCAAGATTATGAATGAGCTTAAACACTCCCGTTTTTTGAGGTATGTAGATCATAACCTTTCAACTATTTAAAGAACCAGGAGAAAGGGAGCTGATGGTTATAAACCCAAGCCATACAAGGTGCTCTATTATTATGTTTTAGCGAAGTTTTGGTCTGTGTATAAATGTCAGTTTGAGGCTCCTTAAAAAGCTGGTTTAGCTTCTGCTTTATTAACTAAAGTCCATATTAATTGATGAAAGGTATGATGCATTTGTCTTGATTCTGATGTACTGTACTTCATCAGATACATGCCTGTGCAAAGAGCTGACTTCACTGTTCTTGCTATTGCTTTATTCTGTACAATTTtagtatgaaaaaaatatgaattttgtTTGCTTTGGAATTATTGAGGAGATATTGAGTGTGAATAAAGTGTTTGATTAATGGTGTGTGTATGCACTTGTGTAGTTCTTCACAGAGTTAACTATTTGCTGGATATTTTGCTGTCCTAGAGAAAACTGGTGGCTTCTGGATTTCATTAAAGCTTTAGAACTAACAGGTCTCCACAAAAGCTGGTTAATTACACATTCTCAATCATTTCTTCATGGCCTCTATTATCGGCATAAAGTTGCAGCTTATGCAGTTTATTCTAGTGGCATATATGCCATGTTGGgtgaaaaaatttattttattacatgtaaaATCTCTTAGATTATTTTCAGTGCCTAAATGAGACCACTACTACAGACTGTATTTCAGCATTTATGTATCTCTGCCCATGTACAGTTGGGCTGGCAAATAGTTATTAATACATAAATTATTGTAAGTGTAGGTTTATCGCTGAATACTGTACCATACTTTGTCTACTCCTTAAACAGCATTAATGtttaaaatggaaaattttgGCAACTTACTGGTATGAGATTCAGGGTTGAGCAGAAGGTGCTCCCCATTCCTTTTTTCCCATTTATCTGACGTACTGTTTAACTGattgaattaatttttattttttctattgacCTTAAACTTAAGTAAGGTGCTAGTTGACTTCTGTAGTCAGGTACACcaatttctttttttgctttctaCCGTATAGGCGGGTAAGATTTAATGAAAGCCCATTTTCCCAGGGataaatgacccctttaatagttttatatttaatatagtcATAGAAATGTTACTAAAAGGTGTgagaaaatgtgatttatttacattttctttgcagattaaaaatatagtgtcttgtttttttattgttcgtGTGGCCGAGTAATTaacattgcattcattttttaacaaatacagtACATCAAAAAATTGCAGATCCTTAATGATTGGCCATTGACTTTGcaatagttttctttcttttaaaagaatCTAACCGCTGGGATACTGGTGATGATTTATGGATCACCAGAAGAGGAGGGTATTTGTAAATCTAAACTTATGAAAACTGTAAAAGCAAATATCACacatggtaaaaaaataaaaataaaaaaactgaaatgtttaccTTGCTTTTAGTGTTCAGAAGTGggtataaaatgtcatttaatttcaaaatgtcaCTTTTTACAATGCCAGTCCTTATAATAATTGCACATTTCCTTGGGTGGTTTTCTTTCTTTAAGAGAATGTCACGGATCATAAGAGGCGAAGACTCAAGTGCAGGCAGATGAGGattctttatttataaatcaccaaaaataaacaaaaacacaacttaAACCACCCCGAAGGGGAAAGAAACCAGAGTAGCATTCATGGTTACAACTAGACATACACAACCAGACTGAACACAGGGTAGCCAGACATCAAAGGCATGCACCAATACATACGTGAGATgtaaagtccccatgaaatcaaaatttaagttttttttttccttttccttttagtATGAATATGTTAGCCTTAACGTTATCTATAAGCTAGTGTGctccaaaacaataacaaaattcacatttacaggatgttaaaataaatattaatataacaaatattcAAAATCTCTCAAAAAGATTCTCTCACTTCCAACAAAATGGATCAGTGATTTTTATGACACCACACTGCACTTTTTGAGGACCATCTGAGGAATACTCACATTTACTGACATACATTTCTGGCCACAGAGCCGTGTCGTGGACGGTGCCCTTGCCTTAAGAATGGTGTTTCTTACTCTCGCTAGGAGCCTAGCAGACTCCTGTCGAGGCACTAGACTTATAGGCTCCATAACTCTGGCTGGGGATGCCAAATCATGCCTTTCGCCTGTGAGAGAaggtccctcctcaatggcaACAACTGGATCTTGCCTGGGTTGATGACCAACCCGAGGCGCTCTAAGTGACTGAGCAGCAGCTCTTTGTGAGTGTTTATTTCCCATTCTGCTCTGGCTAATACCAGCCAATTGTTGAGGTGGTTCAATACGCGGATTCCCATCTGCCTGAGAGGGGACAGAATCGCGTCTATGGACTTCGTTAAAGTGCGTGGGGCCAGGGACAGTTCAAATGGAAGGACTGCATACTGATAGGCCACTCCCTAGAATGTGAATCTCAAGAACGGTCTGTGACGGGGGGGTTTGTGGATTtgaaagtaagcatctttcaaATCCATGGTCAAAAAAACAATTCTCAGGACAAATATGCTCAAGAATTTTCTTGACCGTCATCATCTTGAACAACTAGTGCATAAGCGAGCTGTTCAGATGTCTGTGATCTAGAATGGGTCTTAGCCTGCCGTCTCTCTTTTGGACGAGGAAATAGCGGCTGAAAAAGCCTGACTCACTGTTCGCTGGAGCACTATTTCCACAGTGTCTTTTGCAAGCAGTGCTTGCACCTCCTGCCGGAGAACAATAGCTTTGTTGTCCAGGACAGAAGTTTGAACAACGCCTCTGAAGCGTGGCGGTCTGCGAGCAAACTGCATTGAGTAGCCTCATCATATTGTTTCCAGAACCCATCTCGAGATTCCCGGAATGGCTGCCCAGGCCATATAATGGGAGATAAGAGGTTTTCTTGTCTTGAACGATAGCTGACCTTGAAAAAGCAGGTAGTCTACGTTAGTTTCAGTGATTGCGAGAGGATGAAGAATTTTGCTTTTTAAAGTATGTGGGTACCCTATCACAGCGGTAAAATATTCGGGCACACGCTGCACCTGCAAGACATGACCCACTGAAAGCGAAACTCTAGCACCTCAGGATGGCTTCGGTGGTTCAAGGTCCAGCACAACTTGTGGGCAGGAACGGGAAGCATTTCGCCAGCCTGGATTGCTGTTTCAGCCCAGGCTTCATCTTCTACCGAGGCTGATGCTGTGCTGGCTTTGCAAGCTGAGCAGCGGGGTTATTCTGGTGGCCCACAGCCGTGGTGCCCAGGGCACTTAGGGTGGAAGTGATGCAGCACCTGCAACGACTTCTGAACCTCCAAAAACCATTCAGTGAACCCATGAACAGTGAAGCCGAAAAGCCTTCTTgacgagactggtgagtcgaggaAGGCCATTTTCTCACCCTCCCTGATCTCTGTCAGCGTTAGCCAGAGGTGACGCTCCAGAACCACCAGGCTGGCCATAGTCttgccgatcgcttgtgctgtggccTTTGTAGTGCACAGAATGAGATCTGTTGCTGTGCACAGCTCCTTAAAGGCCTTGTGGTGTTCTTGGCCAGACTCCTCCATATTATGGAGAAGATTGGCTTGAAACACTTGAAGGAAAGCCATTGTGTGAAATGCCGAGTTGGCCTGTCCCGCTGCTGCGTAAGACCTGTTGGCGATGGCCGAGGTGGTCCTGCAAGGATTGGATGGGTGTGTTGCATGGACCTTTAAGCCGTGGGCAGATAGTGGGCACAGATGTGTGGTGATCACTTCCTCCAGGGGGGACATTTGGTCTATCCCCTTTCATCAGCACCATCAATGGTGGTGAGAGCTGCTGCAGTAGAGGGGTTCACCTGTGCCGAGTAGGGGGCTCACCATGGACTCGTCATGGACAGCTGGCAAGAACAGGACTGGGCGCTGGCAGGTCTCTGGCAGGAACCATTCGTCCAGTAAGCTATGGGCGGGCTAGTCTGGAGCTGACCAGTCGAGGCCCAGATCCTCCACAGCCTTTGTGAGGATGTGGATTAGCTTGGCGTCTGGCTTTTGACTTGGCACCTGAGGGGGAGGGGCTGCTTCAGGCTCCATGCCGGAATCACCCTATTCCTCTGTTTTTGATGCCACCAATGACACAGAGTTGTTGGCGGTGACGTCATCTGAAGAACAGGGGCACTGATACTGAAGTGGGGCGCTGGTACTCATTTGCAAAGCACACTGGCGTGAGAGGATATTGGGAGGCCAGGGCATGCAGGCACTGAGCCGATGTGACACTGCCAGGGCCCGCTGGAAAAGATCCGCTGCCCAGCTGTTTTCTCCTCTTAAGGGAGGAAAAAGATGGGAGGGCCTGGCAGGGGGTAAACCTGCAAGCGTAGACCAAAAAGGCTCATGCTCTCGCAAAAAAAGCACAAGTCATCATGATATTTGAAGCAACGCGTGCTGAAATTTGTTCTAGGAAATTCGCTCTTTTGCTCCGAATGCCTGCAGTGATGCTTACATCGCTGCTTTCAGCTTCTTCCATGACGGTGAGCAGAGCTGGTTGCTTCTTCACGGTTTCTTGCTTGCAGAAGAGTCAGCAAACAGATGGTCCTCATCGCTGAAGGAGAATAATCTGATGAATGGCGCTATGGACTGACTTATATAGCGGTCGGTCCCGCCCCTTTTGGCGGGCTGAAgcgccattggtttgtgcagctacacaaacgtGAACAAATCATGCTTTTTCCCATACATAATGAGAGTGAAAGTTCGTAAGggaaccgcagacttggcaacactgtgacAGATAATAACAAACGCTGTCGCGACATGCAAGTGACGTTTTAGGTAGTGGAGATTGCAAGTGGTGATtacaagtgacattgtaatttagattcttttttcttgtcttcagcTAGCTACTGTTGTAAAAAGTTGTAAAATTAAAAACGAAAATGATTGCAAGTGACATCACTAGCGGAACTGCGGGTGTCTGAGACATTAGGTAGGCTTGTATGAGATGAGCAAAATCCATGCAAAGATGATCACCGGTGATCACCGTGAGCTGCATTCCAGTTAGAAAAGTGTCTGAGTTACATTTAGCGGCCACGATACGTAAGCCATCTGCCTTTTTTAGAACGGTTGTGAACCGTTGAGCACGTTGACTATGTACGTCTACCACAGCAAGTTACATGCTTGTATTTCTTtgaatattcatttattattatggtGAATGAAGTCAAGTTTACCGTTCCAAAATGGCGGACATGTCAACGTATCTGGAATGGTCGAATAGGGCATCTATCTATACATATCTATGTTCTGAGTGTGCAAGTGCAAGTCTAACCGCTGCACCGCACACACAGTCTTGAGTCCAGAGACCCCAAATAGCATTGAGTGGATCATATGCACGAGTTGGCGCAGGACACAAAATGTATCAAATACATTTGAATTCTACACAGAATGCTATTTCATAGCAATACGGATGAGATTTTCATACCGTCATACCTTCCAATATGGCTTTATTGAGCTTTACCCGTGTTTCCTCTGCTTACTTCTACTTATCTCGCCATTGTGGCTCTGTGAGTATTactgaaacttttattttttttttttttttttttattaatagtttgtgATGTTCCCCATTTGTGAAATGCTTTGGGTTGAAGCATCTGCTGAATGACTAAACGAAAACCTTAATTTCAAAattttgttctttatttatttcctttatttggaGCTTGTAGACCAGGTACCAATGTCAGCAGCACCCACTGTggccagtggcgcccccagaaaattttaacagggctggccagatgaggccacagtaaatcttggggtggcacaccaaaataaagagaaaataattaagggtttccaatattgacaaaaaaaaaatggtatccctggtatttctgggatttttttcgataacgataaatagacaataatgtcactttaattgtgctgatatcttatttctaattgtgctgacagatgactcctgaattttttatttttacctttacggcatttttctagaagtgtgcaccatcttttaggtcaaatacttgcatttgggctgttaccaagcaaatgcaatcagtatcaacaaaaatgatctttgcaatgcagagaaaacagaatctgcatctgaagtgccattgagatgtttttacacactatgcagctctgtgggacatggtaactttagcctgcagttataaattaataaataatgttctgatattttaaaaataaaacattgaaagctgatgttcgaaattatttaaaaaataagaaggtaccgtaaatatgaaattaaaaccagcagtaggtggcagtgagtcactattaataagtgagtcattgcgattgaaccgaatcatttaaacggttgatttattcaggaacgaatcactgtcatgttgctcagagacgcaaaacagtggctgtgtttggaatgatttttgtttgaactgttgtataaaagcaatgtcacacttgtaattatgctgacttttagagaaaaatgtaactcttcgtgtgataataactatatgaaattatataaactatatagatctataaattttctgccccatatcttgaaaaatgtgataattctaaatttccagtgaaagaacgcactacaaaTGCGTATGTGAACCAGTCTAGACTATTTAGAGATGTATGTGCACACTCTGTGATTTGTTTGGACGGGGGAGGGCGACGGGGGGAGGACTACTCTGGTGCTGCCAATCTGCAATCTTTTTTGGTGGCTGCAGcatgtgctgcatttttatttattgtttcccccacttcttaaactattacgaatttgcattctgcatttaaatttatagtaggttacacactgaaaatgatcctaggggtggccacaggggtggccagagtttattcagtggtggccgtggccacccctggccgccccttgggggcgcccctgactGTGGCTGCTATAATAGCTTTTTAACGTCTTGTGCAGCTTTTGAcaagaaacgtactcggttactagcgtaacctcggttccctgagatgagggaacgagtactgcgtaagctagcttacgctatgggaaaaggtccccttttctcgagaatatgaagccaaaaattatccttaatttttaaataatgtaaaacgcagtgctgc
Proteins encoded in this region:
- the LOC132103582 gene encoding cation-dependent mannose-6-phosphate receptor-like gives rise to the protein MLLSLRTIAPLFILLTGVQAAFITDNCKLISDSESEKNALHLLEPLTNQTFTTEGKEQDYSYIFQVCGDAGGLKDAGLVQKEKKGEKLVRIGNYTKTRAIRGSDWVLLFYEGGENYDTHCSQEPRRAMIMISCSTSTKNEFTVVLEDNQKQQDCYYLFELDSSAVCPLIPSKLSAGSIFLIIVLCCLAVYLTGGFLYQRLVVGAKGVEQFPNYAFWSEIGNLSADGCDFVCRSRGNREEPPTYRGVGTDPLGEEPEARDDHLLPM